Proteins encoded within one genomic window of Eurosta solidaginis isolate ZX-2024a chromosome 1, ASM4086904v1, whole genome shotgun sequence:
- the LOC137236793 gene encoding calcium-binding protein P-like, which translates to MPPQSGPMPGQSGLMQSQSGQMPSQHPMHQPFGGHGQHGPPGMQPASTGPGGAMTPHPVMPRYIPQHQPGYAMPRQQQQQPPQPRYLPCYPLQQPGGYMGQMMPPTQPGQAPTPSQIPMPGQPPIPGRPGYNQPPASVTGIYQQPQQ; encoded by the exons ATGCCACCGCAATCGGGTCCAATGCCAGGAcagtctggtctaatgcagtcacaaTCCGGTCAAATGCCATCTCAACACCCTATGCACCAGCCATTTGGAGGCCATGGGCaacatggtcctccaggtatgcagcccgcatctactggaccaggtggggcaatgacaccacatccagttatgccaaggtatataccacaacatcaaccgggttatgcaatgccacgacagcagcagcaacaacctcctcAGCCTCGCTATCTGCCctgttatcctctacaacaaccaggtgggtacatgggtcaaatgatgccaccaacacaacctggacaggcgccaacGCCCAGTCAGAtacccatgccgggtcaacccccaataccaggacgtcctggttataat caaccacctgcatctgttactggtatatatcaacagccgcaacagtag